The following coding sequences lie in one Deltaproteobacteria bacterium genomic window:
- a CDS encoding DEAD/DEAH box helicase — translation MSAHPVTRRIFAEELVRLRRADEQQRWVASQRAGRIDPNPHQIDAVIFALQRLPQGGCILADEVGLGKTIEAGLVIAQRRAEGSGRILLITPKPLVGQWRHELYTLFGIEAREVTGSDERFDDAVVYLVGREWAGSERGSELLRAAARFDLVVIDEAHEIFAGIYKRFDRHGHMKDGANQATLAHRVRRAIAGSPVLLLTATPIQNSLTELWGLAQYVEPTGALFGDLGTFRAIFCAGDDRTLREGQDDELRRRIGEVCQRTLRRQAQEFMKQPFMQRRAKLFGYTMTAAERSLYDDVTAYLLDPKTCAFRGGHRRLLIIGFHRRMASSQRALAASLGNVALRLEGQLRGVFGDGDTVDMFAGDLEQSDVDDTDSDEGPPPEAARIAAELARVRDFIARADAIGIDSKARQLVHAVRLVQQRFAEGSGTGKLVIFTESLATQAYLREVLIAQGVAADDDITLFAGTNEGPRARAALERWQREVGEAMPAYGRPSATVATRLALVHEFQTRSSVFISTEAGAKGLNLQFCDTVVNYDLPWNPQRIEQRIGRCHRYGQRHDVTVVNLLATDNEAERLVFDILSRKLDLFGTVLDASDVILHEPGARAPETLASVVGAELEMHLRRIYERARTLDELTAEVEALRERMGDARQAFEATYRRTAGLIESRFDESVRHAFRTIERDLAGGLASFDRALAGVIERYLVAIEAGFARTEVEGRSVFEIDACSRLPAVLQGGARVIVGEPIVPGDDALHLGHPLVHAAVAEARSATREPQQWVRLATRPPEFDAPTRGRLVVLRLHQQGFEPVVEILAVAVLEPEGTPLSAAQLRALLGAELLDDPERRNGELDPRDLDDAIDTALFLTVAGIEQHERKHFDDVVTRIDRCIDDRIVVQQRRADELEQQLEAARRRRDGAAGADARARAERAVVDAEHELERVETAIARLAARDDDDWRAWMHQAHERRYTPAKTERILEVEFRIP, via the coding sequence ATGAGCGCGCATCCCGTCACCCGCCGCATCTTCGCCGAGGAGCTCGTGCGGCTGCGACGGGCCGACGAGCAGCAGCGTTGGGTCGCGTCGCAGCGCGCCGGTCGCATCGATCCGAACCCGCACCAGATCGACGCGGTGATCTTCGCGCTGCAGCGGCTGCCGCAGGGCGGCTGCATCCTGGCCGACGAGGTCGGCCTCGGCAAGACCATCGAGGCCGGGCTGGTGATCGCCCAGCGCCGCGCCGAGGGCAGCGGGCGCATCCTGCTCATCACGCCCAAGCCGCTGGTGGGCCAGTGGCGCCACGAGCTGTACACCCTGTTCGGCATCGAGGCGCGCGAGGTCACCGGCAGCGACGAGCGCTTCGATGATGCCGTGGTCTATCTCGTCGGTCGCGAGTGGGCCGGCAGCGAGCGCGGCTCGGAGCTGTTGCGGGCGGCGGCGCGCTTCGACCTGGTGGTGATCGACGAGGCCCACGAGATCTTCGCGGGCATCTACAAGCGCTTCGATCGCCACGGCCACATGAAGGACGGCGCGAATCAGGCCACGCTCGCGCACCGCGTGCGACGGGCGATCGCGGGCTCGCCGGTGTTGTTGCTGACGGCGACGCCGATCCAGAACTCGCTCACCGAGCTGTGGGGCCTGGCACAGTACGTCGAGCCCACCGGCGCGCTATTCGGCGACCTCGGCACCTTCCGCGCGATCTTCTGCGCGGGTGACGACCGCACCCTGCGCGAGGGCCAGGACGACGAGCTGCGCCGGCGCATCGGCGAGGTGTGCCAACGAACCCTGCGGCGTCAGGCGCAGGAGTTCATGAAGCAGCCGTTCATGCAGCGGCGCGCCAAGCTGTTCGGCTACACCATGACGGCGGCCGAGCGCTCACTGTACGACGACGTCACGGCGTATCTGCTCGATCCCAAGACCTGTGCGTTCCGGGGCGGGCACCGACGGCTGCTCATCATCGGCTTCCACCGCCGCATGGCATCGTCGCAACGGGCACTGGCGGCCAGCCTCGGCAACGTCGCGTTGCGGCTCGAGGGCCAGCTGCGCGGGGTCTTCGGCGACGGCGACACCGTCGACATGTTCGCCGGTGATCTCGAGCAGAGCGACGTCGACGACACCGACAGCGACGAAGGCCCCCCGCCCGAGGCCGCGCGCATCGCCGCCGAGCTGGCGCGCGTGCGCGACTTCATTGCGCGCGCCGATGCCATCGGCATCGACAGCAAGGCGCGTCAGCTGGTCCACGCGGTGCGGCTGGTGCAGCAGCGCTTCGCCGAGGGCTCGGGCACCGGCAAGCTGGTCATCTTCACCGAGTCGCTCGCGACGCAGGCGTACCTGCGGGAGGTCCTGATCGCGCAGGGGGTCGCGGCCGACGACGACATCACGCTCTTCGCCGGCACCAACGAGGGGCCGCGCGCCCGTGCGGCGCTCGAGCGCTGGCAACGAGAGGTCGGCGAGGCCATGCCGGCCTACGGTCGCCCGAGCGCGACGGTCGCGACGCGGCTGGCGTTGGTGCACGAGTTCCAGACCCGCTCGAGCGTCTTCATCTCGACCGAAGCCGGTGCCAAGGGGCTCAACCTGCAGTTCTGCGACACGGTGGTGAACTACGATCTGCCGTGGAATCCCCAGCGCATCGAGCAGCGCATCGGTCGCTGCCATCGCTACGGCCAGCGGCACGACGTCACGGTGGTCAACCTCCTGGCCACCGACAACGAGGCCGAGCGGCTGGTGTTCGACATCCTGTCGCGCAAGCTCGACCTGTTCGGCACCGTGCTCGACGCCTCCGACGTGATCCTCCACGAGCCCGGCGCGCGCGCCCCCGAGACCCTCGCGAGCGTGGTCGGTGCCGAGCTCGAGATGCACCTGCGTCGCATCTACGAGCGTGCGCGCACCCTCGACGAGCTGACCGCCGAGGTCGAGGCCCTGCGCGAGCGCATGGGTGACGCACGACAGGCCTTCGAGGCCACCTACCGCCGCACCGCGGGCCTCATCGAGTCGCGCTTCGACGAGAGCGTGCGACATGCCTTCCGCACCATCGAGCGCGACCTCGCCGGCGGACTGGCCAGCTTCGACCGCGCACTCGCGGGCGTCATCGAGCGCTACCTCGTCGCGATCGAGGCTGGCTTCGCGCGCACCGAGGTGGAGGGGCGCAGCGTGTTCGAGATCGACGCGTGCTCGCGTCTGCCGGCGGTGCTGCAGGGCGGCGCACGGGTGATCGTCGGCGAGCCGATCGTGCCCGGCGACGACGCGCTGCACCTGGGCCATCCGCTGGTGCACGCCGCGGTCGCCGAGGCCCGCAGCGCCACGCGCGAGCCGCAGCAGTGGGTGCGACTGGCCACGCGCCCGCCCGAGTTCGACGCGCCCACGCGCGGCCGTCTGGTGGTGCTGCGACTGCATCAGCAAGGCTTCGAGCCGGTGGTCGAGATCCTCGCGGTCGCGGTCCTCGAGCCCGAGGGCACGCCGCTGTCGGCGGCGCAGCTGCGCGCGCTGCTCGGCGCCGAGCTGCTCGACGACCCCGAGCGCCGAAACGGTGAGCTCGACCCCCGCGATCTCGACGACGCCATCGATACCGCGCTGTTCTTGACCGTCGCGGGCATCGAGCAGCACGAACGCAAGCACTTCGACGACGTCGTCACTCGCATCGATCGCTGCATCGACGATCGCATCGTCGTGCAGCAGCGGCGCGCCGACGAGCTCGAGCAGCAGCTGGAGGCCGCCCGCCGCCGCCGCGACGGCGCGGCCGGTGCCGACGCGCGCGCCCGGGCCGAGCGCGCGGTCGTCGACGCCGAGCACGAGCTCGAGCGCGTCGAGACAGCCATCGCGCGGCTCGCAGCGCGCGATGACGACGACTGGCGCGCGTGGATGCACCAGGCCCACGAGCGTCGCTACACTCCCGCCAAGACCGAGCGCATCCTCGAGGTGGAGTTCCGCATCCCATGA
- a CDS encoding AAA family ATPase, translating to MKLARLEVHAFKCVASARLELGPGLNVLYGPNDLGKTSLADAVRAVLLLPSSSAQRSDFESWQLVASPHVRLWFEHRERHWRVDKTWGEGSRAAALLEVSNDGAVWSKSEAGRAVDAELRKMLSWGVREPGGKGAPKGLPSSFITTALLGASSRAEELFAADLGKDTDTAGRERLTEALQSFAEDPVFKHMLTTAQGKVEQVKDARGNWRRGRGSPLGRIGDEIRELQRELADSTESAEHGEAVEQAAARHRERRTELLQQLERDRAALDQLQRAWQAAAHAREVVAAHDRAHAAWRVAHDERERVDALAGELTQLRTQVQAANEAADAAVVATSEARARLQAALAARQAAQGEGEAGARERHAALEHRIATMASAHERLETRQDRLREVRAQQDAAAAQAQQASAAIATAGARQRASQAAAAALAPMEQMLARHDRALAVARWREAQAEVAQQQQRAAEEAQLRARAQTQRQQVADALAQLDRRGLPDAATLEQLRTLEAGLQRARDRAAVGFAVAFALPRDAAVTIDDAATRSLREGDVAATRTMTIALAEGGTLTIAAGSSALRDEVVAAEQAWQRDGAPVLAQLAMPDTAALQQALEHDRSERARLQLSLAEASALEREAEHLVVDAQRQAQSQARRDALAAVLAGRGGPARDDEFASSVAELLEQQAQQLAEVERQREAVREAEAARALAVERAEVARRDAELAQARVLDLLAQLGLSAGTDLGATLAELDDELSGLRHELAALERERDAARASDDARHAALAEQLQQAEHAQQGALAREQAALAHASELRERAAALGARLEDARQRTAAVDLEGLQRAAADAIVARDALPPIEPVTESLLEHARARLEATAQALTEVTAELQKAEGSLEQLGGAGLRERAEEAQQALVRATQSERELQRDYDAWQLLRDTLRTVEAEQGQHLGNALAGAVEQRLRRLTEGRYARLELDRDLRAEGLRVAGSARAFEVLSAGLREQLATLVRVAIAEHLRQVVVLDDHLAQTDPQRVDFFRDLLREVAQRVQILVLTCRPLDYLDARELPEAGTAIRDSEDGRVRAIDLSRVIARVAAD from the coding sequence GTGAAGCTGGCGCGACTCGAGGTCCACGCCTTCAAGTGCGTTGCCTCGGCGCGGCTCGAGCTGGGGCCGGGGCTGAACGTGTTGTATGGGCCCAACGACCTCGGCAAGACCTCGCTGGCCGATGCCGTGCGCGCGGTGTTGTTGCTGCCGTCGAGCTCGGCGCAGCGCAGCGACTTCGAATCGTGGCAGCTGGTTGCCTCGCCCCACGTGCGGCTGTGGTTCGAGCACCGCGAACGCCACTGGCGCGTCGACAAGACCTGGGGCGAGGGCAGCCGTGCCGCTGCGCTGCTCGAGGTCTCGAACGACGGCGCGGTGTGGTCGAAGAGCGAGGCCGGTCGCGCCGTGGATGCCGAGCTGCGCAAGATGTTGAGCTGGGGCGTGCGCGAGCCCGGCGGCAAGGGGGCCCCGAAGGGCCTGCCGAGCTCGTTCATCACCACCGCGCTGCTCGGCGCCAGCTCGCGCGCCGAGGAGCTGTTCGCGGCCGACCTCGGCAAGGACACCGACACCGCCGGACGCGAGCGACTGACCGAGGCGCTGCAATCGTTCGCCGAGGATCCCGTGTTCAAGCACATGCTCACCACCGCGCAGGGCAAGGTCGAGCAGGTCAAGGATGCCCGCGGCAACTGGCGTCGCGGCCGGGGATCGCCGCTGGGTCGCATCGGCGACGAGATCCGCGAGCTGCAGCGCGAGCTGGCCGACTCGACCGAGAGTGCCGAGCACGGCGAGGCGGTCGAGCAGGCGGCCGCGCGTCACCGCGAGCGTCGCACCGAGCTGTTGCAGCAGCTCGAGCGCGACCGAGCAGCGCTCGACCAGCTGCAGCGTGCGTGGCAGGCGGCCGCCCACGCGCGCGAGGTGGTCGCGGCCCACGACCGTGCACATGCGGCGTGGCGGGTTGCCCACGACGAGCGCGAACGCGTCGATGCGCTCGCCGGCGAGCTGACGCAGCTCCGCACGCAGGTGCAGGCGGCGAACGAGGCCGCCGATGCCGCGGTGGTTGCGACCTCCGAGGCACGCGCGCGGCTGCAGGCTGCGCTCGCGGCCAGGCAGGCCGCGCAGGGTGAGGGCGAAGCCGGCGCGCGTGAACGCCACGCCGCGCTCGAGCACCGCATCGCGACGATGGCCTCGGCGCACGAACGGCTCGAGACCCGCCAGGATCGCCTTCGCGAGGTGCGGGCACAGCAGGACGCCGCCGCCGCGCAGGCGCAACAGGCGAGCGCCGCGATTGCCACGGCGGGGGCCCGACAGCGGGCCTCGCAGGCCGCAGCGGCTGCGCTGGCGCCGATGGAGCAGATGCTGGCGCGGCACGATCGTGCGCTCGCGGTCGCGCGGTGGCGCGAGGCGCAGGCCGAGGTCGCGCAGCAGCAGCAGCGCGCCGCCGAGGAGGCGCAGCTGCGCGCGCGTGCGCAGACCCAGCGCCAGCAGGTGGCCGATGCGCTCGCGCAGCTCGATCGTCGGGGCTTGCCCGACGCGGCCACGCTCGAGCAACTCCGCACGCTCGAGGCGGGGCTGCAGCGCGCCCGTGATCGTGCGGCGGTCGGCTTCGCCGTCGCGTTCGCGCTGCCCCGCGACGCGGCGGTCACGATCGACGACGCCGCGACCCGCTCGCTTCGCGAGGGTGACGTCGCGGCCACGCGGACGATGACGATCGCGCTGGCCGAAGGCGGCACCCTCACGATCGCGGCCGGCTCGAGCGCGCTGCGAGACGAAGTGGTCGCCGCCGAGCAGGCCTGGCAGCGTGACGGCGCACCGGTGTTGGCGCAGCTGGCGATGCCCGACACCGCCGCGCTGCAGCAGGCGCTCGAGCACGATCGCAGCGAGCGTGCGCGCCTGCAGCTGTCGTTGGCCGAGGCCAGCGCGCTCGAGCGCGAGGCCGAGCACCTCGTCGTCGACGCGCAGCGCCAGGCGCAGAGCCAGGCGCGACGGGATGCACTCGCCGCCGTGCTCGCGGGTCGTGGCGGCCCTGCGCGCGACGACGAGTTCGCGAGCTCGGTGGCCGAGCTGCTCGAGCAACAGGCGCAGCAGCTCGCCGAGGTCGAGCGCCAGCGCGAGGCCGTGCGCGAGGCCGAGGCCGCGCGGGCGCTGGCGGTGGAGCGGGCCGAGGTCGCGCGACGCGACGCCGAGCTCGCGCAGGCGCGCGTCCTCGACCTGCTCGCACAGCTGGGGCTGTCGGCCGGCACCGACCTCGGTGCGACGCTCGCGGAACTCGATGACGAGCTCTCGGGCCTGCGCCACGAGCTGGCCGCGCTCGAGCGTGAGCGCGATGCGGCGCGTGCCTCCGACGACGCTCGCCACGCGGCGCTCGCGGAGCAGTTGCAGCAAGCCGAGCACGCGCAGCAAGGCGCGCTCGCCCGCGAGCAGGCCGCGCTCGCCCACGCCAGCGAGCTGCGCGAGCGGGCCGCTGCGCTCGGGGCTCGGCTCGAGGATGCGCGGCAACGTACCGCTGCGGTCGATCTCGAGGGCCTGCAGCGCGCCGCCGCCGATGCGATCGTGGCACGCGACGCGCTGCCGCCGATCGAGCCCGTGACCGAGTCGCTGCTCGAGCACGCACGCGCGCGTCTCGAGGCCACCGCGCAGGCCCTGACCGAGGTGACCGCGGAGCTGCAGAAGGCCGAGGGCAGCCTCGAGCAGCTCGGTGGTGCGGGCCTTCGCGAGCGAGCCGAAGAGGCCCAGCAAGCGCTCGTCCGCGCGACCCAGAGCGAGCGCGAGCTGCAGCGGGACTACGACGCGTGGCAGCTGCTGCGCGACACCCTGCGCACGGTCGAGGCCGAGCAGGGGCAGCACCTCGGCAACGCGCTCGCCGGGGCGGTCGAGCAGCGGCTGCGACGGCTGACCGAGGGCCGCTACGCCCGCCTCGAGCTCGATCGCGATCTGCGGGCCGAGGGCCTGCGCGTCGCCGGCAGTGCGCGCGCCTTCGAGGTGCTGTCGGCGGGCCTGCGCGAGCAGCTCGCGACCCTGGTTCGCGTGGCGATCGCGGAGCACCTGCGGCAGGTCGTCGTGCTCGACGACCACCTCGCGCAGACCGATCCGCAGCGCGTCGACTTCTTCCGGGATCTGTTGCGCGAGGTCGCGCAGCGGGTGCAGATCCTCGTGCTGACCTGCCGGCCGCTCGATTACCTCGACGCGCGCGAGCTGCCCGAGGCCGGCACCGCGATCCGCGACAGCGAGGACGGGCGCGTACGAGCGATCGACCTGTCGCGGGTCATCGCCCGCGTGGCCGCCGATTGA
- a CDS encoding DNA repair exonuclease yields the protein MSDDEPVPAASLAADPSMATKILHTADWHLGMRFLGFGEAARTELTRQRLATVRRILGVAERYGVHAVVVAGDVFDGPEPGETWWRPLADLLQEQRWSARPLVFLPGNHDPLTATSVWRNRAFLEALPSWVHVVDRDDWSLSLGDDAVIHASPCRRAAGQLDLTGKLPAREPGDERVRIAMLHGQTTGFAGNAPHFHIAADTATRLGFDYVALGDTHALRRHPPEHAPMIYPGAPEPCRFGETEAGNVAVVLLPRRRTTPIVQIEPVGHFRWEQREVTTLEALQALHSEDHRNTVMRLVVRMRVAAAQHAIVEGLLRELESSDARGGRVGILTVDRSELMLDTRNLMLELEDLPEQVRETARRLQAIIDGGGDRERAELAERALVHLYGLAREQVATRSPSAEPSP from the coding sequence ATGAGCGACGACGAGCCGGTCCCCGCGGCGTCGCTCGCCGCCGATCCATCGATGGCCACGAAGATCCTCCATACCGCCGACTGGCACCTGGGCATGCGCTTCCTCGGCTTCGGCGAGGCCGCGCGCACCGAGCTCACGCGGCAACGGCTCGCGACCGTGCGCCGCATCCTCGGTGTCGCGGAGCGCTACGGCGTCCACGCGGTGGTGGTCGCGGGCGACGTGTTCGATGGCCCCGAGCCGGGCGAGACCTGGTGGCGACCGCTCGCCGATCTGCTGCAGGAGCAGCGCTGGAGCGCGCGGCCGTTGGTGTTCTTGCCGGGCAACCACGACCCGCTCACGGCGACCTCGGTGTGGCGCAACCGCGCCTTCCTCGAGGCGCTGCCGTCGTGGGTGCACGTGGTCGATCGCGACGACTGGTCGCTGTCGCTGGGCGACGACGCGGTGATCCACGCCTCGCCTTGTCGCCGCGCCGCTGGCCAGCTCGATCTCACCGGCAAGCTGCCCGCGCGTGAGCCCGGCGACGAGCGCGTGCGCATCGCGATGCTGCATGGCCAGACCACCGGCTTCGCCGGCAACGCGCCGCACTTCCACATCGCGGCCGACACCGCGACGCGACTGGGCTTCGACTACGTCGCGCTCGGTGATACCCACGCCCTGCGTCGGCACCCACCCGAGCACGCGCCGATGATCTACCCCGGTGCGCCCGAGCCGTGTCGCTTCGGCGAGACCGAGGCCGGCAACGTCGCGGTGGTGCTGCTGCCACGGCGTCGCACCACGCCGATCGTGCAGATCGAGCCGGTCGGGCACTTCCGCTGGGAGCAGCGCGAGGTCACCACGCTGGAGGCGCTACAGGCCCTGCACAGCGAAGATCACCGCAACACGGTGATGCGGCTGGTCGTACGGATGCGCGTGGCCGCGGCCCAACACGCGATCGTCGAGGGCCTGCTGCGCGAGCTGGAGAGCAGCGATGCCCGCGGCGGGCGGGTCGGCATCCTCACGGTCGATCGCAGCGAGCTGATGCTCGACACCCGCAACCTCATGCTCGAGCTCGAAGATCTGCCCGAGCAGGTGCGGGAGACCGCGCGTCGCCTGCAGGCGATCATCGACGGCGGTGGTGATCGCGAGCGCGCCGAGCTGGCCGAGCGCGCGCTCGTGCACCTGTACGGGCTGGCCCGCGAGCAGGTCGCGACCCGCAGCCCGAGTGCGGAGCCGAGCCCGTGA
- a CDS encoding helix-turn-helix transcriptional regulator codes for MQGDRDGVGGLVRQWRQLRGLSQLALADRAEVSTRHLSFVETGKSSPSREMVLVLASALEVPLRERNRWLLAAGFAPVYRERDFAAPEMGELRRVLELVLAQHEPFPALVVDRRWQVLMANRGAMRVLLTFAGDADVLAKSHGNGMHAIFRPDGLRHAIVNWQEVASTVLHRLRREAFDDPSPDGVAALLAELERYGPWPGPRDDDPDEPRLLIPVHLRRGSLELRFVTTIASMGTPVDLTAHELRIETYYPLDEQTRAWAHAATSLASPS; via the coding sequence ATGCAGGGCGATCGCGACGGTGTCGGTGGGCTGGTCCGGCAGTGGCGACAGCTGCGGGGGCTGTCGCAGCTGGCGCTGGCCGATCGCGCGGAGGTCTCGACCCGTCACCTCAGCTTCGTCGAGACCGGCAAGTCGTCACCCAGCCGCGAGATGGTGCTGGTGCTGGCCTCGGCGCTCGAGGTGCCCCTGCGTGAGCGCAACCGATGGCTGCTGGCGGCCGGCTTCGCGCCGGTCTATCGCGAGCGCGATTTCGCGGCGCCGGAGATGGGCGAGCTACGCCGCGTGCTCGAGCTGGTGCTCGCACAGCACGAGCCGTTCCCGGCGTTGGTGGTCGATCGTCGGTGGCAGGTGCTCATGGCCAATCGCGGTGCGATGCGAGTGCTGCTCACCTTCGCGGGCGATGCCGACGTGCTGGCCAAGAGTCACGGCAACGGCATGCACGCCATCTTCCGCCCCGATGGGCTGCGGCACGCGATCGTGAATTGGCAGGAGGTCGCGTCGACGGTGCTGCATCGGTTGCGGCGCGAGGCCTTCGACGACCCCTCGCCCGACGGCGTCGCTGCGCTGCTGGCCGAGCTCGAGCGGTATGGCCCGTGGCCCGGCCCCCGCGACGACGACCCCGACGAGCCACGCCTGCTCATCCCCGTGCACCTGCGCAGGGGTTCACTCGAGCTGCGGTTCGTCACCACCATCGCGTCGATGGGCACCCCGGTGGATCTCACGGCCCACGAGCTACGCATCGAGACGTACTACCCGCTCGACGAGCAGACGCGGGCGTGGGCCCACGCTGCGACTTCGCTCGCGTCGCCCAGCTGA
- a CDS encoding cytochrome P450: MDVALPAGPRNRLLSTFKVLRSPFVDLPRWARRYGDPFTLPTVNGTVVMTGDPALVKTIFAANPEIYAPWAVQAIAPILGPGSVLILEGQPHTRERKLLMPPLHGDRMRAYADTMAQVATRRLAQAEDASRVIGIDLMQSISLDVITRAVFGAEDDAGAQALEHAVLDMIASASPLLFFMPFVQRDFGGFGPWARFKRAHRRLDDLLQQQVVRARRQPREDLCSLLVHARYEDGEPMSDAHIRDELRTMLFAGHETTAITLAWVLDLLHRHPAWLERVRAEVDALGPDPAPEAYTKLAALDAVCKEAMRLYPIVTEVLRVLRAPLRLGDREIPSGTGVSACILLVHRREELYPEPEAFRPERFLERRFSPFEYLPFGGGDRRCLGAAFASFEMRIVLGCALSRYDVVLLDEHTPQPVRRNVTLAPSGGVPLRLRARRRRAALS; encoded by the coding sequence ATGGACGTCGCGTTGCCAGCAGGACCTCGCAATCGCCTGCTCAGCACCTTCAAGGTGCTGCGCTCGCCCTTCGTCGACCTGCCGCGCTGGGCCCGACGCTACGGCGATCCGTTCACGCTGCCGACCGTCAACGGCACGGTCGTCATGACCGGCGACCCCGCGCTGGTGAAGACCATCTTCGCCGCCAATCCCGAGATCTACGCGCCGTGGGCGGTGCAGGCGATCGCGCCGATCCTCGGGCCCGGCTCGGTACTCATCCTCGAGGGTCAGCCGCACACGCGCGAGCGCAAGCTGCTGATGCCGCCGCTGCATGGCGATCGCATGCGGGCGTACGCCGACACCATGGCGCAGGTCGCCACGCGTCGCCTCGCGCAGGCCGAAGACGCATCGCGCGTGATCGGCATCGATCTGATGCAGTCGATCTCGCTCGACGTGATCACGCGAGCGGTCTTCGGCGCCGAGGACGACGCCGGTGCGCAGGCGCTGGAGCACGCCGTGCTCGACATGATCGCGAGCGCCTCGCCGTTGCTGTTCTTCATGCCGTTCGTGCAGCGCGACTTCGGTGGCTTCGGACCATGGGCTCGCTTCAAGCGCGCGCACCGGCGGCTCGACGATCTCCTGCAGCAGCAGGTGGTCCGTGCGCGTCGCCAGCCACGCGAGGATCTATGCAGCCTGCTGGTGCACGCCCGCTACGAGGATGGCGAGCCGATGTCCGACGCCCACATCCGCGATGAGTTGCGCACGATGCTATTCGCAGGACACGAGACCACCGCCATCACGCTGGCGTGGGTCCTCGACCTGCTCCACCGCCACCCCGCGTGGCTCGAGCGCGTGCGAGCCGAGGTCGACGCGCTGGGGCCCGATCCCGCACCCGAGGCGTACACCAAGCTGGCCGCGCTCGATGCGGTGTGCAAGGAGGCGATGCGGCTGTACCCCATCGTCACCGAGGTGCTGCGGGTGCTGCGGGCGCCGCTGCGCCTGGGCGATCGCGAGATCCCGAGCGGTACCGGAGTCTCGGCGTGCATCCTGCTGGTGCATCGCCGCGAGGAGCTCTACCCCGAGCCCGAGGCATTCCGGCCCGAGCGCTTCCTCGAGCGCAGGTTCTCGCCGTTCGAGTACCTCCCGTTCGGCGGTGGTGATCGGCGCTGCCTCGGTGCCGCATTCGCGAGCTTCGAGATGCGCATCGTGCTCGGTTGCGCACTGTCGCGCTACGACGTCGTGCTGCTCGACGAGCACACGCCGCAGCCGGTGCGGCGCAACGTCACCCTTGCCCCGAGCGGGGGCGTGCCGCTGCGTTTGCGAGCGCGCAGGCGTCGGGCTGCGCTATCGTAG